The Bacillus vallismortis genome window below encodes:
- the pgk gene encoding phosphoglycerate kinase: MNKKTLKDIDVKGKVVFCRVDFNVPMKDGEVTDDTRIRAALPTIKHLADQGAKVLLASHLGRPKGEVVEELRLTPVAARLGELLGKEVKKADEAYGDAVKAQVSDMTDGDVLVLENVRFYPGEEKNDPELAKAFAELADVYVNDAFGAAHRAHASTAGIAEHLPAVAGFLMEKELDVLGKAVSNPDRPFTAIIGGAKVKDKIGVIESLLDKVDNLIIGGGLAYTFVKALGYEVGNSLLEEDKIELAKSFMDRAKEKGVNFYMPEDVLVADDFSNDANVKMVPISEIPSDLEAIDIGTKTRETYADVIKNSKLVVWNGPMGVFEIDLFAQGTKAVAEALAEAKDTYSVIGGGDSAAAVEKFGLADKMSHISTGGGASLEFMEGKELPGVAALNDK; this comes from the coding sequence ATGAATAAGAAAACTCTCAAAGACATCGACGTAAAAGGCAAAGTTGTATTCTGCCGCGTTGACTTTAACGTTCCAATGAAAGACGGGGAAGTAACAGACGATACACGTATCCGTGCTGCGCTTCCAACAATCAAACACCTTGCAGACCAAGGCGCGAAAGTCCTTCTCGCGAGCCACTTAGGCCGCCCGAAAGGCGAAGTGGTTGAGGAGCTTCGTTTAACTCCTGTCGCTGCACGTCTCGGCGAACTGCTTGGCAAAGAAGTGAAAAAAGCGGATGAAGCTTACGGCGATGCTGTAAAAGCACAAGTTTCCGACATGACGGACGGAGACGTTCTTGTATTGGAAAACGTACGCTTCTACCCTGGTGAAGAGAAAAATGATCCTGAGCTTGCAAAAGCATTTGCTGAGCTTGCAGATGTATATGTAAATGACGCATTTGGTGCTGCCCACCGTGCTCACGCATCTACAGCTGGAATTGCCGAGCATCTGCCAGCAGTTGCAGGTTTCTTAATGGAAAAAGAGCTTGATGTACTCGGAAAAGCGGTTTCTAACCCTGACCGCCCGTTCACGGCGATCATCGGCGGAGCGAAAGTAAAAGACAAAATTGGAGTGATCGAAAGTCTTCTTGATAAAGTGGACAACCTGATCATCGGCGGAGGTCTTGCTTATACATTCGTAAAAGCGCTTGGCTATGAAGTCGGTAATTCTCTTCTTGAAGAGGATAAAATCGAGCTTGCGAAGTCATTTATGGACCGCGCGAAAGAAAAAGGCGTGAACTTCTACATGCCTGAAGATGTACTCGTTGCAGATGATTTCTCTAACGATGCAAACGTGAAAATGGTGCCGATCTCTGAAATCCCTAGTGATTTAGAAGCAATCGACATCGGTACGAAAACACGCGAAACGTATGCTGACGTCATTAAAAACAGCAAACTTGTCGTGTGGAACGGACCGATGGGCGTATTCGAAATCGACTTGTTCGCACAAGGAACAAAAGCGGTTGCGGAAGCATTGGCAGAGGCGAAAGATACATACTCTGTCATCGGCGGAGGAGACTCAGCGGCAGCGGTTGAAAAATTCGGCCTTGCTGACAAAATGAGCCACATCTCAACAGGCGGCGGCGCGTCCCTTGAGTTTATGGAAGGCAAAGAGCTTCCAGGGGTAGCTGCACTGAACGATAAATAA
- the gap gene encoding type I glyceraldehyde-3-phosphate dehydrogenase produces the protein MAVKVGINGFGRIGRNVFRAALKNPEVEVVAVNDLTDANMLAHLLQYDSVHGKLDAEVSVDGNNLVVNGKTIEVSAERDPAKLSWGKQGVEIVVESTGFFTKRADAAKHLEAGAKKVIISAPANEEDITIVMGVNEDKYDAANHDVISNASCTTNCLAPFAKVLNDKFGIKRGMMTTVHSYTNDQQILDLPHKDYRRARAAAENIIPTSTGAAKAVSLVLPELKGKLNGGAMRVPTPNVSLVDLVAELNKEVTAEDVNAALKEAAEGDLKGILGYSEEPLVSGDYNGNKNSSTIDALSTMVMEGSMVKVISWYDNESGYSNRVVDLAAYIAKKGL, from the coding sequence ATGGCAGTAAAAGTCGGTATTAACGGTTTTGGTCGTATTGGACGTAACGTATTCCGCGCAGCATTAAAAAATCCTGAAGTTGAGGTAGTAGCGGTTAACGATTTAACAGATGCTAACATGCTGGCTCACCTTTTACAATATGATTCTGTACACGGAAAATTAGACGCTGAAGTTTCAGTTGACGGTAACAACCTTGTTGTTAACGGCAAAACAATTGAAGTTTCTGCAGAACGCGATCCTGCTAAACTTAGCTGGGGCAAACAAGGCGTTGAAATCGTAGTTGAATCTACTGGTTTCTTCACAAAACGCGCAGACGCTGCGAAACACTTAGAAGCTGGAGCGAAAAAAGTAATCATCTCTGCTCCTGCTAACGAAGAAGATATCACAATCGTTATGGGTGTTAACGAAGATAAATACGATGCGGCTAACCACGATGTTATCTCTAACGCATCTTGCACAACAAACTGCCTAGCGCCGTTTGCAAAAGTACTTAACGATAAATTCGGCATCAAACGCGGTATGATGACAACTGTTCACTCTTACACGAACGATCAGCAAATCCTTGATCTTCCGCACAAAGACTACCGTCGTGCGCGTGCAGCAGCTGAAAACATCATCCCAACATCAACTGGTGCTGCTAAAGCAGTTTCTCTAGTTCTTCCTGAACTAAAAGGCAAACTGAACGGTGGAGCAATGCGTGTTCCAACTCCAAACGTTTCTCTAGTTGACTTGGTTGCTGAACTGAACAAAGAAGTAACAGCTGAAGATGTAAACGCAGCTCTTAAAGAAGCGGCTGAAGGAGATCTTAAAGGAATCCTTGGCTACAGCGAAGAGCCATTAGTTTCTGGCGACTACAACGGAAACAAAAACTCTTCTACAATCGATGCCCTTTCTACAATGGTTATGGAAGGCAGCATGGTAAAAGTAATCTCTTGGTACGATAACGAAAGCGGCTACTCTAACCGCGTTGTTGACCTTGCAGCTTACATCGCAAAAAAAGGTCTTTAA
- a CDS encoding M20/M25/M40 family metallo-hydrolase: MKMILMSAVLAGSVIWGASTEQLKETQSHSVYEIAPLFDEEHAYETIHELSEVIGPRETGTEQEKEAASYISKRLQDEALAVRIQPFHVKTYFSGSIMAGDQEYPMRSADKTAVEKEEKLEAAVFDGGYGSSREVKEAKGKIAVIREGKIPVSQKLINAQAAGAKAAIIYNCKTKPLAIRPVKPKQITIPTAGMKKEDGEALLKEKQAVIQFKNYQNRTSQNIIGTRKAQHTKHPDIIYVTAHYDTVKGAPGADDNASGTSAVLEMSKQSKHLPKNKEIRFILFGAEELWSAGSSYYVSTLTSDEIRHSRANFNADMIATDWKEASQMYITTPDGKENESINYAVNAARKAKLEAPRLTQLGYSDHVSFYEAGIPSANWIWLSPDTKEPGPWYHTENDNITHVSKERLKEAGQLLLSAVKEANID; encoded by the coding sequence ATGAAAATGATATTGATGTCAGCAGTACTGGCCGGAAGCGTCATTTGGGGAGCTTCAACTGAACAGCTGAAAGAGACACAGTCTCATTCTGTTTATGAAATAGCCCCGTTGTTTGATGAAGAGCATGCTTATGAAACCATTCATGAGCTTAGTGAAGTCATAGGCCCGAGAGAAACAGGAACAGAGCAAGAAAAAGAAGCGGCATCATACATATCGAAACGGCTTCAAGATGAGGCATTAGCCGTCCGCATTCAGCCGTTTCATGTGAAGACATATTTTTCTGGTTCAATCATGGCAGGCGATCAGGAATATCCAATGCGCTCAGCAGATAAGACCGCTGTTGAAAAGGAAGAGAAACTAGAGGCTGCTGTCTTTGACGGAGGCTATGGGTCCAGCCGTGAAGTAAAAGAAGCAAAAGGGAAAATAGCCGTTATTAGAGAGGGGAAAATACCAGTATCTCAAAAATTAATAAACGCCCAAGCTGCTGGCGCAAAGGCTGCCATTATTTATAACTGCAAAACAAAACCTCTCGCGATCCGTCCGGTAAAACCAAAACAAATCACAATACCGACAGCCGGAATGAAAAAAGAAGATGGGGAAGCTTTACTGAAAGAAAAGCAGGCTGTCATTCAATTTAAGAACTATCAAAACCGCACTTCACAAAATATAATAGGGACGCGCAAAGCGCAGCACACAAAACACCCCGATATAATTTATGTAACTGCTCACTACGATACAGTTAAAGGTGCACCTGGCGCTGATGATAATGCATCAGGCACATCTGCTGTACTGGAGATGAGTAAGCAAAGCAAGCATCTTCCCAAAAACAAAGAAATCCGTTTTATCTTATTCGGAGCAGAAGAACTGTGGTCGGCGGGATCTTCATATTATGTCAGTACGCTTACCTCGGATGAAATCAGACACAGCCGTGCAAACTTTAACGCTGATATGATTGCGACTGACTGGAAAGAAGCAAGCCAAATGTATATAACGACCCCGGATGGCAAGGAAAATGAAAGTATCAATTATGCAGTAAATGCTGCCCGGAAAGCAAAGCTTGAAGCACCTCGCCTCACACAGCTGGGATACTCGGATCACGTGTCATTTTATGAAGCGGGCATACCTTCGGCTAATTGGATTTGGCTCAGCCCGGATACAAAAGAGCCTGGCCCATGGTATCACACCGAAAATGACAACATTACACATGTCAGCAAAGAAAGATTGAAGGAAGCGGGGCAGCTCTTGTTATCTGCTGTAAAAGAGGCAAATATAGATTAG
- the eno gene encoding phosphopyruvate hydratase: MPYIVDVYAREVLDSRGNPTVEVEVYTETGAFGRALVPSGASTGEYEAVELRDGDKDRYLGKGVLTAVNNVNEIISPELLGFDVTEQNAIDQLLIELDGTENKGKLGANAILGVSMACARAAADFLQIPLYQYLGGFNSKTLPVPMMNIVNGGEHADNNVDIQEFMIMPVGAPNFREALRMGAQIFHSLKSVLSAKGMNTAVGDEGGFAPNLGSNEEALQTIVEAIEKAGFKPGEEVKLAMDAASSEFYNKEDGKYHLSGEGVVKTSAEMVDWYEEMVSKYPIISIEDGLDENDWEGHKLLTERLGKKVQLVGDDLFVTNTKKLAEGIKNGVGNSILIKVNQIGTLTETFDAIEMAKRAGYTAVISHRSGETEDSTIADIAVATNAGQIKTGAPSRTDRVAKYNQLLRIEDQLAETAQYHGINTFYNLNK, translated from the coding sequence ATGCCATACATTGTTGATGTTTATGCACGCGAAGTATTAGACTCCCGCGGCAACCCAACAGTTGAAGTTGAAGTATATACAGAAACAGGAGCTTTTGGCCGCGCATTAGTGCCAAGCGGAGCTTCTACAGGTGAATACGAAGCAGTTGAGCTTCGTGACGGCGACAAAGACCGTTACCTTGGAAAAGGCGTGTTAACAGCTGTTAACAACGTAAACGAAATCATTTCTCCAGAGCTTCTTGGCTTTGATGTAACTGAACAAAACGCTATTGATCAGCTTTTAATCGAGCTTGACGGTACTGAAAACAAAGGCAAACTTGGTGCGAACGCGATCCTTGGCGTATCTATGGCTTGTGCGCGCGCAGCTGCTGATTTCTTACAGATTCCTCTTTACCAATACCTTGGAGGATTCAACTCAAAAACGCTTCCTGTACCGATGATGAACATCGTCAACGGCGGAGAGCATGCTGACAACAACGTGGATATTCAAGAATTCATGATCATGCCTGTAGGTGCTCCTAACTTCCGTGAAGCACTTCGCATGGGCGCTCAAATCTTCCACAGCCTGAAATCAGTTCTTTCTGCTAAAGGAATGAACACAGCTGTAGGTGATGAAGGCGGATTTGCTCCAAACCTTGGTTCTAACGAAGAAGCGCTTCAAACAATCGTTGAAGCAATCGAAAAAGCCGGCTTCAAACCTGGCGAAGAAGTGAAACTTGCAATGGATGCTGCATCTTCTGAGTTCTACAACAAAGAAGACGGCAAATACCATCTGTCTGGCGAAGGCGTTGTGAAAACATCTGCTGAAATGGTTGACTGGTACGAAGAAATGGTTTCTAAATACCCAATCATCTCTATCGAAGACGGACTTGACGAAAACGACTGGGAAGGCCACAAGCTTCTTACTGAGCGTCTTGGCAAAAAAGTTCAGCTTGTTGGTGACGATCTCTTCGTTACAAACACGAAAAAATTGGCTGAAGGCATCAAAAACGGCGTAGGCAACTCTATCCTGATCAAAGTAAACCAAATCGGTACATTGACTGAAACATTCGATGCGATCGAAATGGCGAAACGCGCAGGCTACACAGCTGTTATCTCTCACCGTTCTGGTGAAACAGAAGACAGCACAATCGCTGACATCGCTGTGGCAACAAATGCAGGACAAATCAAAACAGGTGCTCCGTCTCGTACGGACCGTGTTGCGAAATACAACCAGCTTCTTCGCATCGAAGATCAGTTGGCTGAAACTGCTCAATATCACGGTATTAACACTTTCTACAACTTGAACAAGTAA
- the cggR gene encoding gapA transcriptional regulator CggR, translated as MNQLIQAQKKLLPDLLLVMQKRFEILQYIRLTEPIGRRSLSASLEISERVLRGEVQFLKEQNLVDIKTNGMTLTEEGYELLSVLEDTMKDVLGLTLLEKTLKERLNLKDAIIVSGDSDQSPWVKKEMGRAAVACMKKRFSGKNIVAVTGGTTIEAVAEMMTPDSKNRELLFVPARGGLGEDVKNQANTICAHMAEKASGTYRLLFVPGQLSQGAYSSIIEEPSVKEVLNTIKSASMLVHGIGEAKTMAQRRNTPLEDLKKIDDNDAVTEAFGYYFNADGEVVHKVHSVGMQLDDIDAIPDIIAVAGGSSKAGAIEAYFKKPRDTVLVTDEGAAKKLLRDE; from the coding sequence ATGAACCAGTTAATACAAGCTCAAAAAAAATTATTGCCTGATCTTCTGCTCGTTATGCAAAAGAGGTTTGAAATCTTGCAGTATATCAGGCTGACGGAACCCATCGGGCGAAGAAGCCTGTCTGCCAGTCTCGAGATCAGCGAGCGTGTGTTGAGGGGCGAGGTTCAGTTTTTAAAGGAACAGAACCTGGTCGATATTAAAACAAACGGCATGACCTTGACAGAAGAGGGCTATGAACTGCTTTCGGTTTTGGAAGATACGATGAAAGATGTTTTAGGTTTGACTCTTTTGGAAAAGACATTAAAAGAACGTTTAAATCTAAAGGATGCCATTATCGTGTCCGGAGACAGTGATCAATCCCCATGGGTCAAAAAAGAAATGGGAAGAGCAGCTGTCGCATGTATGAAAAAAAGATTTTCAGGCAAAAATATCGTCGCTGTAACTGGCGGTACGACAATTGAAGCTGTGGCTGAAATGATGACGCCGGATTCTAAAAACCGCGAGCTTTTGTTTGTGCCTGCAAGAGGCGGTTTAGGCGAAGACGTGAAAAATCAGGCGAACACCATATGCGCGCATATGGCGGAAAAGGCTTCAGGCACTTACCGGCTTTTGTTTGTTCCGGGACAGCTGTCACAAGGCGCCTATTCATCTATTATTGAAGAGCCTTCTGTCAAAGAGGTGCTGAACACGATCAAATCGGCGAGTATGCTGGTTCACGGAATCGGTGAAGCTAAAACGATGGCTCAGCGGAGAAACACACCTTTAGAAGACTTAAAGAAAATAGATGATAATGACGCTGTCACAGAAGCGTTTGGCTACTATTTTAACGCGGACGGAGAAGTGGTCCACAAAGTGCATTCTGTCGGAATGCAGCTGGATGACATAGACGCCATCCCCGATATTATTGCGGTAGCGGGCGGATCATCAAAAGCCGGGGCGATCGAGGCTTACTTTAAAAAGCCCCGCGACACGGTTCTCGTCACAGACGAAGGGGCCGCAAAGAAGTTATTAAGGGATGAATAA
- the gpmI gene encoding 2,3-bisphosphoglycerate-independent phosphoglycerate mutase, with protein sequence MSKKPAALIILDGFGLRNETVGNAVALAKKPNFDRYWNQYPHQTLIASGEAVGLPEGQMGNSEVGHLNIGAGRIVYQSLTRVNVAIREGEFERNQTFLDAINNAKENNKALHLFGLLSDGGVHSHINHLFALLKLAKNEGLTKVYIHGFLDGRDVGPQTAKTYIKQLNEQIEEIGVGEIASISGRYYSMDRDKRWDRVEKAYRVMAYGEGPTYRSAMDVVDDSYANGIYDEFVIPSVITKENGEPVATIQDGDSVIFYNFRPDRAIQISNTFTNKDFRDFDRGENYPKNLHFVCLTHFSETVDGYVAFKPINLDNTVGEVLSQHGLKQLRIAETEKYPHVTFFMSGGREAEFPGEERILINSPKVATYDLKPEMSAYEVKDALVKEIEDDKHDAIILNFANPDMVGHSGMVEPTIKAIEAVDECLGEVVDAIIAKGGHAIITADHGNADILITESGDPHTAHTTNPVPVIVTKEGITLREGGILGDLAPTLLDLLDVEKPKEMTGTSLIQK encoded by the coding sequence ATGAGTAAAAAACCAGCTGCACTCATCATTCTTGATGGGTTCGGATTACGAAACGAAACAGTAGGGAACGCAGTCGCTTTAGCGAAAAAACCGAATTTTGACCGCTACTGGAATCAGTATCCTCATCAAACATTGATTGCTTCAGGCGAGGCTGTAGGCCTTCCTGAAGGACAGATGGGGAACTCCGAAGTGGGTCACTTAAATATCGGCGCGGGCCGTATTGTGTATCAAAGCTTAACACGCGTAAATGTTGCCATTCGTGAGGGAGAGTTCGAACGCAACCAAACATTCCTTGACGCGATTAACAACGCGAAAGAAAACAACAAAGCCCTGCACCTGTTCGGCCTTTTATCAGACGGCGGCGTGCACAGCCACATCAATCATTTGTTCGCATTGTTAAAGCTTGCGAAAAATGAAGGGCTGACAAAGGTTTACATCCATGGTTTCCTTGATGGCCGTGATGTTGGTCCGCAAACAGCGAAGACGTACATTAAGCAGCTGAACGAACAAATCGAGGAAATCGGTGTCGGAGAAATCGCCAGCATTTCCGGGCGCTACTACTCAATGGACCGCGACAAACGCTGGGACCGTGTAGAAAAAGCGTACCGCGTAATGGCATACGGCGAAGGCCCGACCTACCGCAGTGCAATGGATGTTGTTGATGATTCATATGCGAACGGAATCTATGATGAATTCGTGATTCCATCCGTTATCACAAAAGAAAACGGTGAGCCTGTTGCGACAATCCAAGACGGCGATTCTGTGATTTTCTATAATTTCAGACCGGACCGCGCCATCCAGATTTCCAACACGTTCACAAACAAAGACTTCCGTGACTTCGATCGCGGCGAGAATTATCCGAAGAACCTGCATTTCGTCTGCCTGACTCACTTCAGTGAAACAGTTGACGGATATGTAGCGTTTAAACCGATAAATCTTGATAACACAGTCGGAGAAGTATTATCTCAACATGGATTAAAACAGCTTCGAATTGCAGAGACTGAAAAGTATCCGCATGTCACGTTCTTTATGAGCGGCGGCCGTGAAGCTGAATTCCCGGGTGAAGAGCGCATTCTCATCAACTCGCCGAAAGTTGCCACATATGACTTAAAGCCAGAAATGAGTGCGTATGAAGTGAAGGACGCGCTTGTCAAAGAAATTGAAGATGACAAGCATGACGCGATTATCCTTAACTTCGCAAACCCTGATATGGTCGGCCACTCCGGAATGGTTGAACCAACAATTAAAGCAATTGAAGCAGTGGACGAATGCTTAGGCGAAGTCGTTGACGCGATTATCGCTAAAGGCGGACACGCGATCATTACCGCTGATCACGGTAATGCTGACATTCTGATTACAGAATCAGGCGATCCGCACACTGCGCATACGACAAACCCAGTCCCTGTCATTGTGACGAAAGAAGGCATCACGCTGCGTGAAGGCGGAATCCTAGGCGACCTTGCACCAACGTTATTAGACCTTCTCGATGTTGAAAAACCGAAAGAAATGACAGGAACATCGTTAATTCAAAAATAA
- a CDS encoding nucleotide sugar dehydrogenase, with amino-acid sequence MNPVTKEARNLGHKRFLELIEAKQAVVGVLGMGYVGFPLALECVNKGYSVIGFDRNSEKVSLLKDGHSHIRDIDDNQLKEALHTERFQVSDNMSLIEQCDIIVICVPTPLNKKDKIPDLSYIDSAVDTMLAYGRPNQLLILESTTYPGTTKQKIADRMASGRQVNIGSDFFIAYSPERIDPGNSQYEVADIPKVVGGMTRNCTKLASAFYNTIVTSIHPVTSPEVAETAKLLENTYRYVNIALINEMALNCRELDIDIWEVINAADTKPFGFQKFSPGPGVGGHCIPIDPFYFKWIANQKGLQTKLIDLADEINSDMPFSVSDYAMKLVDKEQCRILLIGAAYKKNTNDSRESSAFAIIGNLMKKGCTIDYYDPFISEIRLEDGSIKHSVPFTKEQVNQYDVVIIHTDHDDINYSILRDAAPIIFDTRNICREKMADNVNLVTL; translated from the coding sequence ATGAATCCTGTCACAAAAGAAGCTCGAAACCTCGGTCATAAGCGGTTTTTAGAATTGATTGAAGCAAAACAGGCTGTTGTAGGTGTGTTGGGGATGGGATATGTGGGGTTTCCTCTCGCATTGGAATGTGTCAATAAAGGATACAGCGTCATCGGCTTCGATAGGAACAGCGAAAAAGTTTCTTTGCTGAAAGACGGGCACAGCCATATTCGGGATATAGACGATAACCAATTAAAAGAAGCGCTGCACACAGAGCGTTTTCAAGTGAGCGATAATATGTCTCTCATTGAACAATGCGACATTATTGTGATATGTGTTCCGACACCTTTGAACAAAAAAGACAAAATTCCCGATCTTAGCTACATAGACAGTGCAGTTGACACCATGCTGGCTTATGGAAGGCCAAATCAGCTTTTAATTTTAGAAAGTACAACCTATCCGGGGACAACCAAACAAAAAATCGCTGATAGAATGGCATCAGGGCGGCAGGTGAACATAGGCTCCGACTTTTTTATAGCTTATTCTCCTGAACGAATTGATCCTGGAAACAGCCAATATGAAGTTGCCGATATCCCTAAAGTGGTCGGCGGAATGACCCGGAATTGCACAAAACTTGCCTCAGCGTTTTACAACACCATCGTTACAAGCATTCATCCAGTAACCTCACCAGAAGTAGCTGAAACAGCTAAACTCCTAGAGAATACCTACCGTTATGTAAATATAGCTCTCATCAATGAAATGGCACTCAATTGCCGAGAACTCGATATAGATATATGGGAAGTGATCAATGCGGCAGACACGAAGCCGTTCGGGTTTCAAAAGTTCAGCCCCGGCCCTGGCGTAGGCGGCCATTGTATACCGATTGATCCTTTTTATTTTAAATGGATAGCCAATCAAAAAGGATTGCAGACAAAGCTGATTGATTTAGCGGATGAAATCAATTCCGATATGCCATTTTCAGTGTCCGACTATGCCATGAAGCTGGTTGATAAAGAACAATGCAGAATTTTATTAATAGGTGCGGCTTATAAAAAAAATACCAATGATTCTCGTGAGTCTTCTGCATTTGCCATTATAGGTAATCTGATGAAAAAGGGATGCACGATAGATTACTATGATCCTTTTATCAGTGAAATCCGCTTGGAAGACGGCAGCATCAAGCACTCCGTTCCTTTCACGAAGGAGCAGGTCAATCAATATGATGTCGTCATTATTCATACTGATCATGATGATATCAATTACAGCATATTGCGGGATGCAGCCCCTATTATTTTCGATACCAGAAACATTTGCCGAGAAAAAATGGCTGACAATGTAAATCTTGTCACAC
- the tpiA gene encoding triose-phosphate isomerase codes for MRKPIIAGNWKMNKTLGEAVSFVEEVKSSIPAADKAEAVVCAPALFLEKLTSAVKGTDLKVGAQNMHFEESGAFTGEISPVALKDLGVDYCVIGHSERREMFAETDETVNKKAHAAFKHGIVPIICVGETLEEREAGKTNDLVADQVKKGLAGLSQEQVAASVIAYEPIWAIGTGKSSTAKDANDVCVHIRKTVAESFSQEIADQLRIQYGGSVKPANIKEYMAESDIDGALVGGASLEPQSFVQLLEEGQYE; via the coding sequence ATGAGAAAACCAATTATCGCCGGTAACTGGAAAATGAACAAAACACTCGGCGAAGCTGTCAGCTTCGTTGAAGAAGTAAAATCTTCCATTCCAGCAGCAGACAAAGCGGAAGCTGTTGTTTGCGCGCCAGCGCTTTTCTTAGAAAAGCTTACTTCTGCTGTTAAAGGCACTGACCTTAAAGTCGGCGCTCAAAACATGCACTTCGAGGAAAGCGGTGCGTTCACAGGCGAAATCAGCCCGGTTGCTCTAAAAGACCTTGGCGTTGACTACTGCGTCATCGGCCACTCTGAGCGCCGTGAAATGTTCGCTGAAACTGATGAAACAGTTAACAAAAAAGCACACGCTGCTTTCAAACACGGCATTGTGCCGATCATCTGTGTGGGTGAAACGCTTGAAGAGCGCGAAGCCGGAAAAACAAATGATCTTGTTGCTGACCAAGTGAAAAAAGGCCTTGCTGGTCTTTCTCAAGAACAAGTTGCTGCTTCTGTTATTGCGTATGAGCCAATCTGGGCAATCGGAACGGGCAAATCTTCTACAGCGAAAGATGCAAACGACGTGTGTGTGCACATCCGTAAAACCGTCGCTGAAAGCTTCAGCCAAGAAATTGCAGACCAGCTTCGCATCCAATATGGCGGAAGCGTAAAGCCTGCAAACATTAAAGAATATATGGCAGAGTCCGATATTGACGGTGCTTTGGTCGGCGGCGCGAGCCTTGAGCCACAGTCATTCGTTCAATTATTGGAGGAAGGTCAATATGAGTAA